The following coding sequences lie in one Monomorium pharaonis isolate MP-MQ-018 chromosome 1, ASM1337386v2, whole genome shotgun sequence genomic window:
- the LOC105828307 gene encoding protein mothers against dpp produces the protein MDDEEGTSSSGPMSSLNSLFSFTSPAVKKLLGWKQGDEEEKWAEKAVDSLVKKLKKRKGAIEELERALSCPGTPSKCVTIPRSLDGRLQVSHRKGLPHVIYCRVWRWPDLQSHHELKPLELCQYPFSAKQKEVCINPYHYKRVESPVLPPVLVPRHSEYAPGHSLLPFQQLADPSMPHNVAYSSSGFNAGSTSGVNPTSPMSSVGSVPSPGSTNLPNPQSPYGTNGLPETPPPAYSPPEDGSQTGQTSSSDSVPMDTSTSIESAIPVCYQEPSYWASIAYYELNCRVGEVFHCHSHSVIIDGFTNPSNNSDRFCLGQLSNVNRNSTIENTRRHIGKGVHLYYVGGEVYAECLSDSAIFVQSRNCNHHHGFHPSTVCKIPPGCSLKIFNNQEFAQLLSQSVNHGFEAVYELTKMCTIRMSFVKGWGAEYHRQDVTSTPCWIEAHLHGPLQWLDKVLTQMGPPHNAISSVS, from the exons ATGGATGATGAAGAAGGGACTTCAAGTTCTGGACCTATGTCTTCGTTAAACAGTTTGTTTTCGTTTACCAGCCCCGCTGTGAAAAAATTGCTCGGCTGGAAGCAGGGTGACGAGGAGGAGAAATGGGCCGAGAAGGCGGTAGACTCGTTAGTGAAGAAATTGAAGAAGCGCAAAGGCGCGATCGAGGAACTGGAGCGGGCACTGAGCTGCCCCGGGACGCCAAGTAAATGCGTGACGATACCCAGAAGTTTGGATGGAAGATTACAGGTGTCCCATCGCAAGGGCCTGCCACATGTGATATATTGCAGGGTATGGCGATGGCCGGATCTCCAGTCGCATCATGAATTGAAGCCACTGGAGCTTTGCCAGTATCCATTTTCCGCCAAGCAGAAGGAGGTCTGCATCAATCCGTACCACTACAAACGGGTGGAAAGCCCGGTACTGCCGCCAGTGTTGGTTCCTAGACACTCGGAATACGCTCCCGGCCATTCTCTGTTGCCATTTCAGCAGTTGGCCGATCCGAGCATGCCGCACAACGTGGCCTATTCGTCCAGCGGTTTCAACGCGGGTTCTACGAGCGGCGTCAATCCGACATCGCCCATGTCCTCCGTCGGCTCCGTGCCCAGTCCAGGTAGCACGAATTTGCCGAATCCTCAGAGCCCGTACGGCACCAACGGATTACCAGAGACCCCGCCGCCAGCGTACTCTCCGCCCGAGGATGGTTCGCAGACTGGGCAGACCTCATCATCGGACTCGGTTCCAATGGACACAAGCACATCGATTGAATCTGCGATACCTGTCTGTTATCAAGAACCCTCTTACTGGGCCTCAATCGCCTATTACGAGCTGAATTGCCGAGTAGGAGAAGTGTTTCACTGTCACTCGCACTCTGTCATTATTGACGGCTTTACAAATCCAAGCAACAACTCCGATCGCTTCTGCCTCGGGCAACTGTCTAATGTAAATCGAAATTCTACGATAGAAAATACGAGGCGGCACATAGGTAAAGGAGTGCATCTATACTACGTCGGTGGAGAAGTTTATGCCGAATGCCTATCGGATTCCGCGATATTTGTACAATCTAGGAATTGTAATCACCATCACGGTTTTCATCCCAGCACAGTTTGTAAAATTCCACCGGGATGCTCGTTGAAGATATTCAACAATCAAGAATTTGCCCAACTTCTGTCGCAAAGTGTAAACCATGGGTTTGAAGCGGTCTATGAATTAACGAAGATGTGTACAATAAG AATGTCTTTCGTAAAAGGATGGGGTGCAGAGTATCACAGGCAGGATGTTACATCAACTCCCTGTTGGATCGAGGCTCATTTACATGGACCTTTGCAATGGTTAGACAAAGTGTTAACGCAAATGGGTCCTCCTCACAACGCCATAAGTTCAGTGTCATAA